One region of Glutamicibacter sp. B1 genomic DNA includes:
- a CDS encoding LacI family DNA-binding transcriptional regulator, giving the protein MARQSAVTLKELAQALELSPSTVSRVLNDPSGIDSRWASPETNQKIYDLATELGYVKNQYAASLRTAKSLLIGVVVPRLQDYVLATMYEGIDEAALEHGYAAVVANSLDQPATHDLRVRKFLDRRIDGLILGDTPFDGATLKSLDKEKVPFVLVNRRSPGHLSVTCNDQMGGRLVGEHFAEFGSKKIFLLAGDHRMSTSIDRTTGFIEALAEQGIHLPVSHIAYGGFDTSSGEKATRDLLDAHGIPEAIFAVNDFAAIGALGVLRERGLKVPEDVKVVGYNDTPLASGVGLTSVHSPMHEIGRRGFDLLLKNIQGEECESVQLDTNLVIRSTSR; this is encoded by the coding sequence GTGGCCAGACAAAGCGCAGTAACACTCAAGGAGTTAGCTCAGGCGCTAGAACTGAGCCCTTCGACGGTCTCCCGCGTACTCAATGATCCATCTGGTATCGACTCTCGCTGGGCTTCGCCCGAAACGAACCAAAAGATTTATGACCTCGCTACTGAACTGGGATACGTCAAGAATCAGTACGCCGCTTCATTAAGAACTGCTAAATCTCTCCTGATCGGCGTCGTGGTTCCAAGACTTCAGGACTACGTGCTCGCCACCATGTATGAAGGAATTGACGAAGCTGCACTCGAACACGGTTACGCCGCGGTCGTCGCAAATTCTCTAGACCAACCCGCCACCCACGACCTGCGTGTCCGTAAATTCTTGGATCGCAGAATCGACGGACTCATCCTTGGCGACACTCCATTTGATGGGGCGACGTTGAAGTCTCTAGATAAAGAAAAAGTACCATTTGTCCTGGTCAACCGCAGATCTCCAGGACATTTATCTGTCACGTGCAACGACCAAATGGGCGGGCGTCTCGTGGGTGAACACTTCGCGGAGTTTGGTTCAAAGAAAATTTTTCTACTCGCTGGTGATCACCGAATGTCCACGTCGATTGATCGCACAACAGGCTTCATCGAAGCTCTAGCAGAACAGGGAATTCATCTTCCTGTCAGCCACATCGCTTACGGTGGATTCGATACGTCTAGTGGCGAAAAAGCCACTCGTGATCTGCTCGATGCACACGGCATTCCGGAAGCAATATTCGCTGTCAACGATTTCGCCGCCATTGGCGCTTTAGGTGTTCTACGCGAGCGCGGTCTTAAGGTTCCGGAAGATGTGAAGGTAGTTGGATATAACGACACTCCCCTTGCCAGCGGAGTTGGCCTGACTTCCGTGCATTCGCCGATGCATGAGATTGGGCGCAGGGGGTTTGACCTACTTTTGAAGAACATTCAAGGCGAAGAATGCGAGAGTGTCCAGCTTGATACAAATCTCGTGATTCGTTCAACGTCGCGGTAA